The Endozoicomonas sp. 4G DNA segment TTGAATTACTTTGATTGGGCCATTGCTTTTCATAGCATCAGCAAATGGGCGCCTGCCGGGGTTACCGGATAATTGTTTGATCGGTCCATTGGATTCCATGGCGTCCAGCAGCCGGACTTTTCTCTTCGGTAAAGGCCGGGTGGGAACGGGCTCTTTTTTCTGGAAAGGGCTTAACATCAGAGCTTCGTTTTTGGCGATCGCTTTGGCTCTCTTGTTCGATAAAAAAGTGTACCGGCGAGCTTTGGCGCCATCAAAGATCTGTTTTCGCAGGGATAGACTGCTTTCAGAATCGTCAAGGACGCTGATCACCATTTCACTGAGTTGTCTTTCAGCAACCTCGTTTCTAAGGTGTGAACGCTTCCATTGGTCTTTCTCCAGAAGTTCTTTTGGAGAGGTCTCTACCACGAGCCGACCATCGTGCATAGTGACACGAAAGGCCCGCCCTTCGCTGGCAGCCTGGTCAATGAGTGTCAGATTATGACTTACTTGCTCTTGAATGGTGGGCATGTCAGTGCCTGACCTGGTGTAATCCGTCTCTTTATTTAGCGGCACCGAGTCAGGTCGGTGAAGAGTAAAAGAAAATAATGCTTCATTCTTAACCTCGACAGGGCAGGCTGGTAGAATCCCTATCCCGCTTAACAGGCAAAACGGTTTATGGGTTTCTGTATATGACCCAAACAATTGGATTGGTGCTAGCTGGTGGCCGGTCTTCCCGGATGGGGCAGGACAAAGCTCGCCTGCTCTGGCAGAACATTCCCCTGTTCCAGCATATGCAAAACCTGTTGTATGAATCGGGTGTCGACAGGGTGCTGCTCAGCGGTGCCCAGTTTGGCAACAGGGCGCTGGCGGATAAAATACCGGGCAAAGGGCCTCTCAGTGGTATTCATGTGGCTATTGATGTTCTACCCGATGGTGTCAACCTGCTGGTGGTACCGGTGGATATGCCTTTATTGCCACCGGAAGCCTGCCGGGAGCTGGTATCAGCCATTGCTGAGCAGGGCAGGGCGGTTATGTTTGAAACCTTCTCTCTGCCGCTTGTTCTGCCTGTCAACAGCCAGCTGCGAAGTGCTGTTAATCGTGCGCTGAGCAGCCAGGATCACAAAGACTATTCTCTCAGGCGGCTGTTTGATCGTTTGCAGGGTGTGACTGTCCCGCTGCCTGAGGAAATGGTCGTGCATTTCCAGAACACCAATACCCCCGATGAGTGGCATCGTGCTCAGACAGCCATGAGCAGAGCGGAACAGCCCTGAGCGGAAGACAGCCCTGAGCGGAAGACAGCCCTGAGCGGAAGACAGCCCTGAGCGGGAAAAACCTAACGGTATCAACGGAGATCTGATGGCTCATAAACAAGTAACTGAATTTGTACCCCTGAACATTGCGGTACTGACTGTTTCTGATACCCGTACCGAAGAAACAGATACCTCTGGCCATCTGCTGGTGGATAACCTGACCGCCACCGGCCATAAACTGGCGGACAAGGCGATTGTCAAAGACGACATCTACAAGATTCGTGAAGTGGTATCCCGCTGGATCGCCTCGGACAATGTTCAGGCCGTTCTGGTCACGGGCGGTACTGGATTTTCCGGTCGTGACAGCACTCCGGAAGCCTTACTCCCCATTTTTGACAAGGAAGTAGACGGCTATGGCGAGCTGTTCCGGCAACTCTCCTATGACCAGATTGGTACGTCCACCATCCAATCAAGAACCATTGCCGGCTTTGCCAATGGTACCGTCATTTTTGTCATGCCGGGTTCCAATAATGCCTGTAAGACTGGCTGGGAAGGCATTATCAGAGAGCAGCTGGACAGTCGACACCGGCCCTGCAACTTTGTTGAGCAACTCAAAAAGGTTGAAGACTGATGTCGCTGACCCATACCAATGACGAAGGCAAGGCCAGCATGGTGGATGTGGGTGACAAAAACGTCACCCGCCGTGAAGCCAGGGCAGAAGGTTTCGTGGTGATGAAACCGGAAACATTGGCGCTGGTGGCTGACAATGGTCTGAAAAAAGGCGATGTGCTGGCGGTAGCCCGCATTGCTGGCATCCAGGCGGCCAAACAGTGCGGCAACCTGATACCTCTGTGTCATCCGTTAATGTTGAACTTTATCGGCGTAGAGTTTGAACTGGAGCCTGAACAAAGCCGCATCCGGATCGAGACCTGCTGTCGTTTAAGCGGTAAAACCGGTGTTGAAATGGAAGCCCTGGCAGCCGCTTCTGTGGCAGCTTTGACAATCTATGACATGTGCAAGGCCGTCGATAAGGATATGTGCATCGAAGGTGTGCAGGTGCTTGAGAAAAGCGGTGGCAAGAGTGGTCACTACAAAGCGGCTGGTTAACCATTACAGAGGAGAGTGAGTCCTGTGATTAAGGTTCTTTTTTTCGCCAGCTACCGGGAAAAGCTGGGTATCGACAGTCTGGAACTGGCTGATAAGCCAACGAATCTTTCTGAGCTTCGTGATGTGCTCTGCAAAAAAGGGCAAGACTGGCAGGAAGTGGTTAATGATTCACGTACTCTGGTGGCCCTGAATCAGACCATGACCCGCAAGAATTTTGAAATAAAAGAAGGCGACGAAATTGCATTCTTTCCTCCCGTCACCGGAGGCTAATCATGATTTCCATACAGCAGGATGACTTTGATCCCGGCTTTGAACAGGATCTGCTCAGCGGCAACACCGGTACCGGTGCCCTGGTGACTTTCACTGGATTGGTGAGAGATGAAAACCTTGGGGACGATGTCGGTGGGCTTTATCTGGAACATTATCCGGGTATGACCGAGAAGGCGCTTCAGGACATTATTGATGAAGCCGCTGAACGCTGGCCACTGCAAGCCATCAAGGTGATTCATCGGGTCGGGCCGCTTAAGCCGGGTGACAGAATTGTTTTTGTCGGTGTCGCCAGCGCCCACCGCAAAGCGGCCTTTGAGATCTGTGAGTTTGTTATGGACTACCTGAAAACCCGCGCTCCTTTCTGGAAAAAAGAAACCACATCCGAAGGCGATCGCTGGGTGGACGCCAGGGAGTCCGATGAGCAGGCGGCGAAACGCTGGGAGCCAGAATCATTGTGAACTATTGGCTGGGTATTGGGCTGGGTATTGCGACGCTGTTGTTGAGTGTCAGTGCCACCGCCGACACGCTTCGGGTAGCCGTGTCTGCCAACTTTAAGCCGGTGCTGGAATATCTGGCTGAACGGTTTGAGCAGCAAACAGGTCATCAGGTGAGTATCTCGTCGGCGTCTACCGGAGTGCTGTACAACCAGATTATGCACGATGCGCCTTTTGACCTTTTTTTCTCAGCCGACCAGGCCAGACCCCTGGAGTTGGAACAAAAGGGAAAAACACTGTCAGAAAGCCGAAAGACTTACGCCTATGGACGTCTGGTGCTTTGGGATCGAACCAGCCATGTCAAGCCATTGTCCATTGATCAGCTCAAGGATTGGCAGGGTAAATTAGCTATTGCCAACCCCGCAACGGCACCTTACGGGCTGGCGGCTGAACAGTCGCTGGAAAAACTGGGTTTGTGGAAAAGTTATCAGGGGCGTCTGGTACAGGGAGCGAACATTCAGCAGACATGGCAGTTTGTTGCCAGTGGTAATGTGAAAGTGGGGCTGGTTGCCTTATCCCAGCTGTCAGGCAAAGAATTGCAGCGAATCACTTACATACCAGACCGGCTTTATGATCCGATTCGTCAGGATATGGTGATCCTGAAAAGAACAGACCATAGCGAAGCTGCCCAGGCGTTTTCGACGTTTGTGTTGTCTGCTCCGTCCCAGAACTATATCGCTGAGCATGGCTATTTTCCTGCTATCAAGTTTCCTGCTATCAAGGATAAGGCGAAATAATGCTGATCACAGCCATCTGGCTGACCATTAAACTGGCTCTGATGACGACGCTGCTGTTGATGCTGGTGGGGATACCTCTGGCCTGGAAACTGGCCAATATGAGCAGCCGTTTTCGGCCATTAATAGAAGCTTTCGTGGGATTGCCACTGGTGCTGCCGCCAACGGTGCTTGGCTTTTATCTGTTAATTGCCTTCTCGCCGGACAATACGCTGGGTCAATGGTGGGTTGATTTAACAGGTTCAACTCTGGCATTCAGCTTTTCAGGGCTGGTGGTTGCTTCTGTTCTGTATTCGTTGCCATTTGTCGTACAACCTCTGCAAAGGGCGTTTGAGCAGTTGGATCATGGCCTGCTTGAAGCTGCTGCCATGCTGGGAGCCAGTCGGCTTGACCGGTTTGTGAATGTGGTTCTGCCTAACTCTCTCAGAGCGCTCTTGCTGGCTGCCTGTATGGGGTTTGCCCATACGGTGGGTGAGTTTGGTGTAGTGCTGATGATTGGCGGCAATATTCCCGGAGAAACTCAGGTGTTGTCCATCGCCTTATACGACGCGGTGGAAACGCAACAGCTGGATCAGGCACATGCTATGGCAGCGGGTTTGTTAATGTTTGCGCTGGTGATGCTGGTGGCGCTGTATAGCATTGATAAGCGTACCGTATTGATAAAAGACAGGTGTCGGGAGTGAGTTGCCGTTGATGTTGCAACTGGATATTCAACTGCCTCGGGATCGGTTCGATCTTGCCATCAATACCTCGCTGGAGCTGGATGCAGTGTGGGGCATTATGGGGGCTTCAGGTTGCGGCAAAACCTCTCTGCTCAGAGCGATTGCCGGTCTGGAAAAACAGGTTAAGGGTCGGATTCAGTGTCATGATCAGGTCTGGATGGACAGTCAACAGGGTATCTTTGTTCCCCCTGAACAACGTGGGATAGGTTACATCTTTCAGGAAGCGCGTTTATTTCCACATTTGAGTGTTTTGGGTAACCTCCGGTTTTCTGCGAAACGCTCAAGTCCGGATCGACAGGGATTATCCCTGGCTGAAGTTGTCGACCAATCAGGTATTGGCCACCTGTTGAATCGCGGGATTGAAGCCCTGTCTGGTGGCGAAAAACAGCGGGTCGCCATCGCCCGTACCTTGTTGAATGCACCGCAATTATTGTTAATGGATGAGCCTCTGGCTTCTCTGGACTGGGATTCCAAGGCGACGATATTGCCTTGTTTAAGAAATATTCATCGCGATTTCAATATCCCCATTATTATGGTCAGTCATTCCAGAGAAGAAGTCGCCCGTCTGGCTGACAGGGTGTTGTTACTGCATCAGGGTTCTGTGACCGGAAAAGATCAAAGCCAGACGTTGCTAAACAGCGCACTGGCGGTTGATGATCAGCATGAGCCACTATTATCCACGCTGGAAGCGGAAGTGGTTGATCATGATAAGGACTATGGGCTCACTGTTCTCAGTGCTGAAGGTTATCCGTTGCAGGTTCATGAAGCGGGTTTGGCGCTGGGAACCAAAGTACGGATGATTGTCCCGGCCCATGAAGTGAGTATTGTGCTGGATGACTTTTGTGAAACCAGTGTTCTGAATCGTTTGCCGGTGGTGATTGATTTAATACAGGCGATGGACGACTGGCACCAGTTAATCACATTATCTCTGGGTGAGCAGAAGTTAATGGCCATGGTGACGAGAAAGTCGGTGGATCGCTTACCACTGAAAGTCGGAATGAAGGTGTTTGCTCATTTTAAGGCTTCAGGGCTGGAAGTGGTTTGAGTCGTTAGAACGAGCTAATCTGACATCCTCTGCGAAGCTTGCTGCATCATCTCCCAACCTTGGCATATTGGAGAGGACTTCTACCAGTTCATCAACAGTAAGACCCTGTTTTGGAGGAGGAGAGAGGATGGCAACAGGCTTTCCACCCCGGGTGATAAGCAGGCTTTGTCCGGAAGCTTTGACTGAATTTATGGTTTCAGAAAGGCTTTTGGCCAGTTCGGTAGCTGTTATGGAGTGCATAATCGAAATACCATTTTGAGTATTACTGTGTCTAAAGTAGCTTGAATTTAAGGCATAAGAGCATAACTTAAGACTCGATGGCATGGTTGCTGAGTTTGACAGATATGACTAGTCAGACTAGTTTTTTAGGAGCGTGTTATGACTGAGGGGATTAGTATGGAAAATCAATGGCAGTTACAGGAGGCGAAAAGCAAGTTCAGTCATATTGTGGACAGGGCTCGTCAGCATGGTCCACAATTCGTGACCCGTCATGGGCATAAAGCGGCTGTCGTCCTCTCATTTGAAGACTATCAAAGGATGTGTGCACCAGAGAATAGTCTGAGTGAGTTTCTTAAAGCCTCACCCTTTTCAGATTCTGATGTTGAAACGTTTGACAGAAGTAAAGAAACCCCGAGGGATGTAGATCTGTGAAGTATTTACTGGATACCTGCGTGTTGTCAGAAGCATTCAAAAAAAATCCTGATAAGCATGTACTTGAATGGATCGATAGTCGTGAGGAAAACAGGCTTTATTTGAGTGTTTTAACTTTGGCAGAAATTGAAAAGGGAATAATAAAATGCCAGGAACCGGTAAGGCAGGAAAAGCTGCGAACCTGGCTTGAGTCTGAT contains these protein-coding regions:
- the moaE gene encoding molybdopterin synthase catalytic subunit MoaE, giving the protein MISIQQDDFDPGFEQDLLSGNTGTGALVTFTGLVRDENLGDDVGGLYLEHYPGMTEKALQDIIDEAAERWPLQAIKVIHRVGPLKPGDRIVFVGVASAHRKAAFEICEFVMDYLKTRAPFWKKETTSEGDRWVDARESDEQAAKRWEPESL
- the moaD gene encoding molybdopterin converting factor subunit 1, with the protein product MIKVLFFASYREKLGIDSLELADKPTNLSELRDVLCKKGQDWQEVVNDSRTLVALNQTMTRKNFEIKEGDEIAFFPPVTGG
- the moaC gene encoding cyclic pyranopterin monophosphate synthase MoaC — protein: MSLTHTNDEGKASMVDVGDKNVTRREARAEGFVVMKPETLALVADNGLKKGDVLAVARIAGIQAAKQCGNLIPLCHPLMLNFIGVEFELEPEQSRIRIETCCRLSGKTGVEMEALAAASVAALTIYDMCKAVDKDMCIEGVQVLEKSGGKSGHYKAAG
- the modA gene encoding molybdate ABC transporter substrate-binding protein, giving the protein MNYWLGIGLGIATLLLSVSATADTLRVAVSANFKPVLEYLAERFEQQTGHQVSISSASTGVLYNQIMHDAPFDLFFSADQARPLELEQKGKTLSESRKTYAYGRLVLWDRTSHVKPLSIDQLKDWQGKLAIANPATAPYGLAAEQSLEKLGLWKSYQGRLVQGANIQQTWQFVASGNVKVGLVALSQLSGKELQRITYIPDRLYDPIRQDMVILKRTDHSEAAQAFSTFVLSAPSQNYIAEHGYFPAIKFPAIKDKAK
- a CDS encoding molybdenum cofactor guanylyltransferase → MTQTIGLVLAGGRSSRMGQDKARLLWQNIPLFQHMQNLLYESGVDRVLLSGAQFGNRALADKIPGKGPLSGIHVAIDVLPDGVNLLVVPVDMPLLPPEACRELVSAIAEQGRAVMFETFSLPLVLPVNSQLRSAVNRALSSQDHKDYSLRRLFDRLQGVTVPLPEEMVVHFQNTNTPDEWHRAQTAMSRAEQP
- a CDS encoding type II toxin-antitoxin system Phd/YefM family antitoxin, which translates into the protein MHSITATELAKSLSETINSVKASGQSLLITRGGKPVAILSPPPKQGLTVDELVEVLSNMPRLGDDAASFAEDVRLARSNDSNHFQP
- the modB gene encoding molybdate ABC transporter permease subunit; this encodes MLITAIWLTIKLALMTTLLLMLVGIPLAWKLANMSSRFRPLIEAFVGLPLVLPPTVLGFYLLIAFSPDNTLGQWWVDLTGSTLAFSFSGLVVASVLYSLPFVVQPLQRAFEQLDHGLLEAAAMLGASRLDRFVNVVLPNSLRALLLAACMGFAHTVGEFGVVLMIGGNIPGETQVLSIALYDAVETQQLDQAHAMAAGLLMFALVMLVALYSIDKRTVLIKDRCRE
- the modC gene encoding molybdenum ABC transporter ATP-binding protein, whose protein sequence is MLQLDIQLPRDRFDLAINTSLELDAVWGIMGASGCGKTSLLRAIAGLEKQVKGRIQCHDQVWMDSQQGIFVPPEQRGIGYIFQEARLFPHLSVLGNLRFSAKRSSPDRQGLSLAEVVDQSGIGHLLNRGIEALSGGEKQRVAIARTLLNAPQLLLMDEPLASLDWDSKATILPCLRNIHRDFNIPIIMVSHSREEVARLADRVLLLHQGSVTGKDQSQTLLNSALAVDDQHEPLLSTLEAEVVDHDKDYGLTVLSAEGYPLQVHEAGLALGTKVRMIVPAHEVSIVLDDFCETSVLNRLPVVIDLIQAMDDWHQLITLSLGEQKLMAMVTRKSVDRLPLKVGMKVFAHFKASGLEVV
- the moaB gene encoding molybdenum cofactor biosynthesis protein B, whose product is MAHKQVTEFVPLNIAVLTVSDTRTEETDTSGHLLVDNLTATGHKLADKAIVKDDIYKIREVVSRWIASDNVQAVLVTGGTGFSGRDSTPEALLPIFDKEVDGYGELFRQLSYDQIGTSTIQSRTIAGFANGTVIFVMPGSNNACKTGWEGIIREQLDSRHRPCNFVEQLKKVED
- a CDS encoding type II toxin-antitoxin system Phd/YefM family antitoxin, whose translation is MTEGISMENQWQLQEAKSKFSHIVDRARQHGPQFVTRHGHKAAVVLSFEDYQRMCAPENSLSEFLKASPFSDSDVETFDRSKETPRDVDL